In a single window of the Drosophila albomicans strain 15112-1751.03 chromosome 3, ASM965048v2, whole genome shotgun sequence genome:
- the LOC117567849 gene encoding maternal effect protein staufen isoform X1: protein MQKIRQQHQHLNTTNGHLTKPPPPPQAYNHMAPNPAGIAYSQLPPHHTHMAHMGSYAAQAPPPPPPTVLSNKQHYYLSAAKPSKYNNNNAGNHNNNSNNYAQHAPKQILQNTYRNAGKSNGQAATVATEATAVTVAVAAAPTVVAATEHALPTTTLRIVGSCRNSNGDNIVIASEEICELPAVETPDNCDPLPLAEDCNSSTEHIDAAGNLPNEDSSAARNSKDKTPMCLVNELARYNKITHQYRLTSERGPAHCKTFTVTLKLGEEEYSADGFKIKKAQHLAASKAIEETKYKHPPPKIRRNDEGSSSRTHITPTVELNALAMKLGQRTYYVLDPTQMPPADAMLPPEYATPLLPTPAAGLPPPPPPPPYALRRNANAAGGGYVLAAPPMHPHHPHVALPAQRGIYGPQRPYPAKYQSRYALAPSLGPHMLAGPHGPYAPPLPVTPSKITLFVGKQKFVGIGRTLQQAKHDAAARALQVLKTQSNSTSAEALDDSMDEGDKKSPISQVHEIGIKRNMTVHFKVLREEGPAHMKNFITACIVGSIVTEGEGNGKKLSKKRAAEKMLSELQKLPPLTPTKQTPIKRTKLKTPGKGGAVSAAAVAAVAGIAAAAAAVTPLGKPERRKRLSVALKEKEKPVVELDDAENPITKLIQLQQTRKEKEPIFELIAKNGNESSRRREFVMEVSASGSTARGTGNSKKLAKRNAAQALLELLESTEPSNGDAEHGALDNNVANTAAAEPAAVLEVPMVSTPAGPVPGILILRQNKKPAKKKDVVVVKEKTEPVKEKEARTEATATEETSSSNNNNNSSSNSSSSSSSESNANEAVNGSESTLNTSTGSNTSGVSSNSSNASGGGGGGAAGGGADGGGGGGVHMKEQLIYLSKLLDFEVNFSDYPKGNHNEFLTIVTLSTSPPQICHGVGKSCEESQNAAARNALKILSELGLNNAKK from the exons atgcaaaagatacggcaacaacatcagcatctCAACACAACCAATGGCCACCTAACAAAACCGCCACCTCCTCCACAGGCCTACAATCACATGGCACCCAATCCGGCTGGGATTGCATACAGTCAACTGCCACCGCATCACACTCACATGGCACACATGGGCAGTTATGCTGCACAGGCGCCGCCTCCACCGCCACCCACAGTGTTGAGCAACAAGCAACATTACTATCTCAGCGCAGCAAAGCCTTccaagtacaacaacaacaacgcaggcaaccacaacaacaacagcaacaactatgcACAGCATGCACCCAAACAAATACTACAGAACACATATCGCAATGCTGGCAAGAGCAATGGCCAAGCAGCAACTGTCGCTACGGAGGCAACAGCAGTGACAGTTGCTGTGGCCGCAGCAccaacagttgttgctgccacggAGCACGCGCTGCCCACCACCACACTGAGGATTGTGGGCAGCTGTAGAAACAGCAATGGCGACAACATTGTCATTGCCAGCGAGGAGATTTGCGAGTTGCCTGCAGTGGAGACGCCAGACAACTGTGATCCGTTGCCATTGGCCGAGGATTGCAACAGCAGTACAGAACACATTGATGCGGCGGGCAATCTGCCCAATGAGGACAGTAGCGCTGCACGCAATTCCAAGGACAAGACGCCTATGTGCTTGGTCAACGAACTAGCCAGATATAACAAG ATCACACATCAGTATCGCTTGACGAGTGAACGTGGTCCGGCACATTGCAAGACGTTCACGGTGACTTTGAAGCTGGGTGAGGAGGAGTATTCGGCAGATGGCTTTAAGATTAAAAAGGCGCAACATTTGGCGGCCTCGAAGGCCATCGAGGAAACCAAATACAAGCATCCGCCGCCGAAGATACGACGTAACGACGAAGGCAGCTCCTCGCGCACACACATTACGCCCACCGTTGAGTTGAATGCGCTGGCCATGAAGCTGGGCCAACGCACCTACTATGTGCTGGATCCGACGCAAATGCCACCAGCGGATGCCATGCTGCCACCGGAATATGCCACACCATTGCTGCCAACGCCAGCGGCAGGCTTACccccgccaccgccaccaccgccTTATGCTTTGCGCCGTAACGCCAATGCTGCTGGGGGTGGCTATGTGCTAGCTGCACCGCCCATGCATCCCCATCATCCACATGTCGCGCTGCCCGCACAGCGTGGCATCTATGGTCCACAGCGTCCGTATCCAGCCAAGTATCAGTCGCGCTATGCGCTGGCGCCATCACTGGGGCCACATATGCTGGCCGGACCACATGGACCGTATGCGCCGCCACTGCCGGTGACGCCCAGCAAGATCACGCTGTTCGTGGGCAAGCAAAAGTTCGTGGGCATTGGACGCACATTGCAGCAGGCGAAGCACGATGCGGCGGCACGAGCTTTGCAAGTGTTGAAGACGCAATCAAACAGCACATCGGCTGAGGCGCTGGACGATTCAATGGACGAAGGCGACAAGAAGTCACCCATCTCGCAGGTGCACGAGATCGGCATCAAGCGCAACATGACGGTACATTTCAAGGTGTTGCGCGAAGAGGGACCAGCGCACATGAAAAACTTTATAACGGCCTGCATTGTGGGCTCCATTGTCACCGAGGGCGAGGGCAATGGCAAGAAGTTGTCCAAGAAGCGGGCGGCTGAAAAGATGCTCAGTGAATTGCAGAAACTGCCGCCGTTGACGCCAACGAAACAGACGCCCATCAAGCGGACCAAACTGAAGACGCCCGGCAAGGGAGGAGCTGTGAGTGCcgcagctgtggcagctgttgctggcattgcagctgctgcggctgctgtaaCACCGCTGGGCAAACCAGAGCGACGTAAACGCCTCAGCGTTGCTttgaaggagaaggagaaacCAGTTGTTGAGCTTGATGACGCTGAGAATCCCATCACAAAGCTCATACAGCTGCAGCAGACGCGCAAGGAAAAGGAGCCCATCTTCGAGCTGATTGCCAAGAACGGCAATGAGTCATCTAGGCGCAGGGAATTCGTCATGGAGGTGTCTGCCAGTGGCAGCACTGCCCGAGGCAcgggcaacagcaaaaagctgGCAAAACGCAATGCGGCGCAAG CGCTGCTAGAGTTGCTGGAATCAACGGAGCCAAGCAATGGCGATGCAGAGCACGGAGCCTTGGACAATAATGTGGCTAATACGGCTGCAGCGGAGCCAGCTGCAGTGCTGGAGGTGCCAATGGTCTCTACGCCAGCTGGTCCTGTGCCCGGCATCTTAATTCTACGTCAGAACAAGAAAC CAGCCAAGAAAAAAGATGTGGTCGTTGTGAAAGAAAAAACGGAACCAGTCAAGGAAAAGGAAGCCAGAACAGAAGCTACAGCAACAGAGgaaaccagcagcagcaacaacaacaataatagcagtagtaacagcagcagtagcagcagcagcgagtcaaatgcaaatgaagctGTCAATGGCAGTGAGAGCACACTGAATACTTCCACTGGCAGCAACACAAGCGgcgtcagcagcaacagcagcaatgcaagtggcggtggcggtggcggcgctGCTGGTGGCGGTGCTGATGGTGGCGGCGGAGGTGGTGTGCATATGAAGGAGCAGCTAATATATCTCAGTAAATTGTTGGACTTTGAG GTGAACTTCTCGGACTATCCCAAGGGCAATCACAATGAGTTTCTAACGATTGTCACGCTGTCGACGAGTCCGCCACAGATCTGTCATGGCGTTGGCAAAAGCTGTGAGGAATCGCAGAATGCTGCCGCACGCAATGCACTGAAGATCCTAAGCGAACTGGGCCTAAACAATGCCAAGAAATaa
- the LOC117567849 gene encoding maternal effect protein staufen isoform X2, which produces MQKIRQQHQHLNTTNGHLTKPPPPPQAYNHMAPNPAGIAYSQLPPHHTHMAHMGSYAAQAPPPPPPTVLSNKQHYYLSAAKPSKYNNNNAGNHNNNSNNYAQHAPKQILQNTYRNAGKSNGQAATVATEATAVTVAVAAAPTVVAATEHALPTTTLRIVGSCRNSNGDNIVIASEEICELPAVETPDNCDPLPLAEDCNSSTEHIDAAGNLPNEDSSAARNSKDKTPMCLVNELARYNKITHQYRLTSERGPAHCKTFTVTLKLGEEEYSADGFKIKKAQHLAASKAIEETKYKHPPPKIRRNDEGSSSRTHITPTVELNALAMKLGQRTYYVLDPTQMPPADAMLPPEYATPLLPTPAAGLPPPPPPPPYALRRNANAAGGGYVLAAPPMHPHHPHVALPAQRGIYGPQRPYPAKYQSRYALAPSLGPHMLAGPHGPYAPPLPVTPSKITLFVGKQKFVGIGRTLQQAKHDAAARALQVLKTQSNSTSAEALDDSMDEGDKKSPISQVHEIGIKRNMTVHFKVLREEGPAHMKNFITACIVGSIVTEGEGNGKKLSKKRAAEKMLSELQKLPPLTPTKQTPIKRTKLKTPGKGGAVSAAAVAAVAGIAAAAAAVTPLGKPERRKRLSVALKEKEKPVVELDDAENPITKLIQLQQTRKEKEPIFELIAKNGNESSRRREFVMEVSASGSTARGTGNSKKLAKRNAAQALLELLESTEPSNGDAEHGALDNNVANTAAAEPAAVLEVPMVSTPAGPVPGILILRQNKKPKKKDVVVVKEKTEPVKEKEARTEATATEETSSSNNNNNSSSNSSSSSSSESNANEAVNGSESTLNTSTGSNTSGVSSNSSNASGGGGGGAAGGGADGGGGGGVHMKEQLIYLSKLLDFEVNFSDYPKGNHNEFLTIVTLSTSPPQICHGVGKSCEESQNAAARNALKILSELGLNNAKK; this is translated from the exons atgcaaaagatacggcaacaacatcagcatctCAACACAACCAATGGCCACCTAACAAAACCGCCACCTCCTCCACAGGCCTACAATCACATGGCACCCAATCCGGCTGGGATTGCATACAGTCAACTGCCACCGCATCACACTCACATGGCACACATGGGCAGTTATGCTGCACAGGCGCCGCCTCCACCGCCACCCACAGTGTTGAGCAACAAGCAACATTACTATCTCAGCGCAGCAAAGCCTTccaagtacaacaacaacaacgcaggcaaccacaacaacaacagcaacaactatgcACAGCATGCACCCAAACAAATACTACAGAACACATATCGCAATGCTGGCAAGAGCAATGGCCAAGCAGCAACTGTCGCTACGGAGGCAACAGCAGTGACAGTTGCTGTGGCCGCAGCAccaacagttgttgctgccacggAGCACGCGCTGCCCACCACCACACTGAGGATTGTGGGCAGCTGTAGAAACAGCAATGGCGACAACATTGTCATTGCCAGCGAGGAGATTTGCGAGTTGCCTGCAGTGGAGACGCCAGACAACTGTGATCCGTTGCCATTGGCCGAGGATTGCAACAGCAGTACAGAACACATTGATGCGGCGGGCAATCTGCCCAATGAGGACAGTAGCGCTGCACGCAATTCCAAGGACAAGACGCCTATGTGCTTGGTCAACGAACTAGCCAGATATAACAAG ATCACACATCAGTATCGCTTGACGAGTGAACGTGGTCCGGCACATTGCAAGACGTTCACGGTGACTTTGAAGCTGGGTGAGGAGGAGTATTCGGCAGATGGCTTTAAGATTAAAAAGGCGCAACATTTGGCGGCCTCGAAGGCCATCGAGGAAACCAAATACAAGCATCCGCCGCCGAAGATACGACGTAACGACGAAGGCAGCTCCTCGCGCACACACATTACGCCCACCGTTGAGTTGAATGCGCTGGCCATGAAGCTGGGCCAACGCACCTACTATGTGCTGGATCCGACGCAAATGCCACCAGCGGATGCCATGCTGCCACCGGAATATGCCACACCATTGCTGCCAACGCCAGCGGCAGGCTTACccccgccaccgccaccaccgccTTATGCTTTGCGCCGTAACGCCAATGCTGCTGGGGGTGGCTATGTGCTAGCTGCACCGCCCATGCATCCCCATCATCCACATGTCGCGCTGCCCGCACAGCGTGGCATCTATGGTCCACAGCGTCCGTATCCAGCCAAGTATCAGTCGCGCTATGCGCTGGCGCCATCACTGGGGCCACATATGCTGGCCGGACCACATGGACCGTATGCGCCGCCACTGCCGGTGACGCCCAGCAAGATCACGCTGTTCGTGGGCAAGCAAAAGTTCGTGGGCATTGGACGCACATTGCAGCAGGCGAAGCACGATGCGGCGGCACGAGCTTTGCAAGTGTTGAAGACGCAATCAAACAGCACATCGGCTGAGGCGCTGGACGATTCAATGGACGAAGGCGACAAGAAGTCACCCATCTCGCAGGTGCACGAGATCGGCATCAAGCGCAACATGACGGTACATTTCAAGGTGTTGCGCGAAGAGGGACCAGCGCACATGAAAAACTTTATAACGGCCTGCATTGTGGGCTCCATTGTCACCGAGGGCGAGGGCAATGGCAAGAAGTTGTCCAAGAAGCGGGCGGCTGAAAAGATGCTCAGTGAATTGCAGAAACTGCCGCCGTTGACGCCAACGAAACAGACGCCCATCAAGCGGACCAAACTGAAGACGCCCGGCAAGGGAGGAGCTGTGAGTGCcgcagctgtggcagctgttgctggcattgcagctgctgcggctgctgtaaCACCGCTGGGCAAACCAGAGCGACGTAAACGCCTCAGCGTTGCTttgaaggagaaggagaaacCAGTTGTTGAGCTTGATGACGCTGAGAATCCCATCACAAAGCTCATACAGCTGCAGCAGACGCGCAAGGAAAAGGAGCCCATCTTCGAGCTGATTGCCAAGAACGGCAATGAGTCATCTAGGCGCAGGGAATTCGTCATGGAGGTGTCTGCCAGTGGCAGCACTGCCCGAGGCAcgggcaacagcaaaaagctgGCAAAACGCAATGCGGCGCAAG CGCTGCTAGAGTTGCTGGAATCAACGGAGCCAAGCAATGGCGATGCAGAGCACGGAGCCTTGGACAATAATGTGGCTAATACGGCTGCAGCGGAGCCAGCTGCAGTGCTGGAGGTGCCAATGGTCTCTACGCCAGCTGGTCCTGTGCCCGGCATCTTAATTCTACGTCAGAACAAGAAAC CCAAGAAAAAAGATGTGGTCGTTGTGAAAGAAAAAACGGAACCAGTCAAGGAAAAGGAAGCCAGAACAGAAGCTACAGCAACAGAGgaaaccagcagcagcaacaacaacaataatagcagtagtaacagcagcagtagcagcagcagcgagtcaaatgcaaatgaagctGTCAATGGCAGTGAGAGCACACTGAATACTTCCACTGGCAGCAACACAAGCGgcgtcagcagcaacagcagcaatgcaagtggcggtggcggtggcggcgctGCTGGTGGCGGTGCTGATGGTGGCGGCGGAGGTGGTGTGCATATGAAGGAGCAGCTAATATATCTCAGTAAATTGTTGGACTTTGAG GTGAACTTCTCGGACTATCCCAAGGGCAATCACAATGAGTTTCTAACGATTGTCACGCTGTCGACGAGTCCGCCACAGATCTGTCATGGCGTTGGCAAAAGCTGTGAGGAATCGCAGAATGCTGCCGCACGCAATGCACTGAAGATCCTAAGCGAACTGGGCCTAAACAATGCCAAGAAATaa